The following DNA comes from Castanea sativa cultivar Marrone di Chiusa Pesio chromosome 10, ASM4071231v1.
tcttataaagtaATCAAAGTATTATCATTCTATATAATATACAACAAATCTAGCCGTATAACATTCGTTCCATGAAttaaatgataataaatttaaCCAATTGAGCTGATTGAGACTACAAATAAAAGTTTATAAAGAAGAAAGTAGTCACAAATCTTATAacttaattgatattttttttatgtttctaatAAAAACATTATTCTCATTGTATCTATTGAATTatcaagaaataaataaaataaatactaagAGTCAAATTGAAGATTTTTGTTCATCTCTCTTGATCCCTTCCCCTATGGTTATTTATAGCCCAATAACTTATCCACATTACCAGCATTGCTAGGCTTATTCGTACATCAAATATATTTGGTCATTGTTCACAGTTGTGAGAAAGAAAATGGCAGAAAATAGGGCGAAACAAGATGATGAGCTCGCCATCGATTTGTACAATAATACAATGACAGGTGAATGGGGGAAGGTTGTTGAGATGTATGAGGAACACCAAACCAAAGCCATTTCCGCCAGGATCAACACGTCAGGGGACACAGCATTGCACGTAGCTGTGTCCATTGCCCCAGAAGATATTGTACGTAAACTTGTAAGTGTAATTACCAAGGTTTCGGTGTTCGATCTATGGATAAAAAACAATATAGGGAATACCCCTTTGCATGTGGCAGCATCAACGGAGAGATTTTCCGTATGCATAATCCTTGGTCAAGCACTTTGCGATTCTCATGATGAGGTTCAAGATTTGGtgcttaaaaaattatttcataacaATTTTGGTGAGAGCCCTCACTTCTTAGCCACTTCTCATGGTCACAAAACAAACTTCCTTTGTCTCCAATACCTCTGTCACTCTCCCGATTCGAACCCCGGCCAAAGCAATCCCTTCTACAGAAGAAAGGATGGTGAGACTATCCTTCACTGTGCCATCAGGTGGGAGCATTTCGGTGAGTATATATTTtgctaaacttttttttttttttaagtgagctaaaatcttttgacaaaagcaaattataaattaatgtaaTATTAAGTTATTATATTTGTAacaaaattctagaaaattttgTAACACACTTGTGAGTCATGACTATAGTCAAATTGGGCAACTAATGGAATACTGTTGAAGGGTATTTAACTATTGTGCTTCACAGATTTGGCATTTGAAATACTTAAACTGGACGATAGTCTTGCTTATTCTGTGAACGAGCATGGAATCACCCCTCTGCATCTCCTAGCAAGTAAGCCTTCGGTCTTCAGAAGTTGTTGCCACCTTAAATTTTGGGACTGGAAGAGCGTCATTTATCATTGTAAGTATTACTCAATTGTCTAGCTGCAAATCACAAGCTTTCTTTAATGGAGGATATCTGGCTGAGTTCTACATACATCATGAGTACTCCTGTTTTGCTAAGCGTATATATAAACATCgggacattttttttgtttttctgaaaAAAACGTCGGGacatatgtatttaattttttatccgTACTtttaaatcttatatatatacaccaaaaataaaacta
Coding sequences within:
- the LOC142612521 gene encoding uncharacterized protein LOC142612521; its protein translation is MAENRAKQDDELAIDLYNNTMTGEWGKVVEMYEEHQTKAISARINTSGDTALHVAVSIAPEDIVRKLVSVITKVSVFDLWIKNNIGNTPLHVAASTERFSVCIILGQALCDSHDEVQDLVLKKLFHNNFGESPHFLATSHGHKTNFLCLQYLCHSPDSNPGQSNPFYRRKDGETILHCAIRWEHFDLAFEILKLDDSLAYSVNEHGITPLHLLASKPSVFRSCCHLKFWDWKSVIYHCKYYSIV